The Pseudomonas sp. IAC-BECa141 genome contains the following window.
GGGGTCGCTGAAACATTCAGCGATGGGGCGTCGCGGCCCGATAACTGATGCATAATCGCCAACCTCACGGCACCCCGGTGCCTGTTGTTTGTGTCATGGCGGCTGTGCGCGGGATACCTTCTCTGGAGGTATGCCGATTCCTCAGTTATCGGTCCGCGAACCCGCGTACAGCTGCCACCTCAGATTGCGTCGCGGCAATCGAAGGCAGCTCCAACTTCACCAACTGAGTATTCACCATGAAAAAACCAACACCCAATCCCCCCGAATCAAACGACGCATCGCCCTACGAATCGCCAGATTCCAAAAAACTCCACGAAGCCGCCGAGCGCGCCCTCGACCACTACCTGAAACCCAACGCCACCACCCTGCGCTTCCATAAACCCAGCACCATGTTCCAGGCCGCCCCCGATCAGGACAGCGAAAGCCTGCTGGTGCACGCCTGCGAATCACTGGCACAGGCCAGCCTCATGACCAGCGACATCGCCGCACACATCGACCTCCCGCAGCGGCGGACGATTCTGGCCATTCAGCAAATCATCATGCTGGCTGAACTGGCGGTGAATCGGGTGCTGGATAATGTTGAGGTTGATCGGTATCCAGCCTGATTATTGAAAATACCGCTGCGCGAAGAAGGGCTTGTGGTGCGTTCTGCCTGAGGCACCACGAGCCCTTCCGACCGTCATATCCGTTGTTTTTTGACAATGCCCGGAGCCAGCCGGTTTTTATCTCACCCTGATCATTTGCAGATCGTGTTCAAGCATATTGATCAAGTTCTGCAGGTATTTGAATCGCTTATCTTTTTTCTCCCAACGATCAATGAACAGCAAGCCGTGATCGTTGACCTGGATCGGTGTCTCGACGATTTCACCGGTCCTGGATTTATGCACCAGACGGAGCGCACTCGTGTCTGAACTGTCGATCATGAACATCCCGGCACCGGTCAGTTTGCTGCGGCTGACAGACTGCACCGGGACTGGTTTTTCCCCTCCGGCGACGGCCACCTCCATCAAGAAATCGCTGCGCAGGGCGCGGCTAGTGGTTCCCATCCTGCCGGCCACAACTTCCCACCCCCCGCGATGGATACCTTTGGCCAGTTCCGGAGCGGTGTCGCGCACATGGAGACTGACTGCCGAGAGGGTATCCGCCAGCCCCGGTACACCCAGGTTGTAATTGGTGTGGGCACTGCCGATCAGGGCCACCCATTTATGCGGTCCGTGTGCCAGTTGGTCGGCTTTGATCACCTGAGTGGCGAAATAGCTGAACATCTCGTTGCGAGAAATATCGGTGTCACGCAAGCCCTTGACGTGGTACGACGCCGTGCAATCGAGTGCCCTGATACGGATGTTGTACTTGGCCGCCGCCTGACAGACCTCTGTGTACGTATCGTTACCGGCATGGGTGGGCATCTGGCCACGGTCCTGAACGCGCAGATAAGCCTTCAGTCGGTCCGGCATGCGCTGTGTCCGGTAAAAAACATCCAGGTCAGCCTGATGCAGATCGGTGAACAGATGCTCCATGTACAGCGTGTCATACCCGGCTTGCTTGAGCGCCTTCATGTGTTTTTTCAGCAGCACTTTGCTCGATACGTCGCTATGGGCCTCGCCGATCAGCAGGTTCAAGCGTCCGTCAGCCAACTGCCGCAAAAAACCTTCGAATGAGGTGTCTGAGGTGATTGTCGGGAGCCTGGCAGCTGCGGGGGGAGTGTACTGAGCAAAAGTGTCCCGGGCTTTTTTCCCGAGACGCTCGCGGTTGGTGATGAATGCATCATGCGCCGGTCTTTCTTTAGGTGCGGACGGGGAATAACGTGAATCCAAGGCATGGCGTTGGTGCAACATGTTCGCGATATCGTCACGCAGGGAGGCCGGGATATCGTAGTCGCTGAAATGCTCGACAACAGAAGCAATCGGAGCGGGCCTGGAGACGGGCTGGGGAGCCTTGTATGCCGTCGGCCATTGCACACGATAATCGCCCTTGGCAGCCGCATCCCCCGCGTTTGTCCCGGCCGAATCGAGGCTGATACGTGCTGACTGATCCAGGGCAACGTCTTCTACACGCACGGCGACAGCAGCATGCAGGTCAGCCAGGCCAGGGGTTTTGTCGGAGGTGCACATGCGTGATTGTTCAGTGAGAACCACCCAGCGCTCCTCGGGCGCATCGGCGATATCGGCGGCCAGCGTCTTGTGTGAATAGAAATTTCTGATGAGGTTGCTTCGAGGGGTCAATGGCGAGACATCGGCCAGGACCAGAGCCCCGTCCAGGTTGTAGCTGGTCGAAGCATCCAGCGCATGGATTTTCAGACCTTTTTCGCGAGCCGCACGCACCAGTGCCAGATACGAGTGTGGTGCGTCTTTCTCATGTCCCAGTGCACGGTCGACGGCTTCAAGATGAGTTTTGATGTGCTTCCAGGTTCCACCCTTGTTCATTTTTGCCAGCTTGACATTGAAGACATCACCCGCCAGGTATTCCACGTAAAGCCGCTTGTAGCCGTGACTGACGAGTGCGTCCAGATTATCGATCAGCAGTTGTTTGCTGGCGATCGAATCGGGCCGGGCGCCGATCACCAGATTTTTCCCTTTGACAGTATCGCTGCCGATCAACCGGGCAAATGACAGGTCGCCGGCGACTGCCGGGACTTCGGCGCGGGCTGCCAGCGGGGCAAGTCCGGCGAAATGAGCAGTGGCGTCTGCGCTGAGCTTTTCGACCTGCTTGAGGTATGCGGTGCGTGTCGAGGCAAGCTCATGGGCGGCGCCTTCCATGACGACGGCGGGCGTGATGGCTATATCGTCCTGACTGCGCAGGAGGATGTTCTGCCTGGTTTGCGGATTCATCACCGTTTCGATGCGTTCCCGGTACTTGGGCTCTACGCCATAGTCCTTATACGGTCCGGGGGTCTCTGGTACAGGCTCATACTTGGGCGCTCCACCGACCATGCCACTACGTACCAGAACGCCATCGGAATTGCGCACGGTCAGAATGCCGGTAGAAACGAGTTCGCTGGAATCCGGCTTGAACCGATAGAGCAAATAACGACCGAGTTCGTCAGGACTGTTCCTGGTATAGAACAGTTGGTTTCTGAAAGACACCACATGCATGTCTTTCAAATGAGGTTGGGTTGCCACGTCATCAATCACGGCCATGACATGTTCCAGTTGATTTCTGGCGCTGGCACTGGAGAGGCGTGGCAGCAAAAGACTGCGTGTGGGTTTGAGCGGTTTCAACATCGGACGCAGGTCGGTCAGTACCGCCCCGGCACTGTTGAACAGATAGCCGAGCCAACGCTCAAAAGCTTCACCGTGGTCACCCTGGCGATAGGCGTGCAGGGCGAGCATGCCGTCCTTGAAAGCCAACAGCAGACCGCTACTCAGGCTCAGCAGCGGGAACGGCGCAGTGGCAATGGCGGTGAACAGTTCGACAGTGATCCATACCAGACCGGCGATCATTCCGGCACGGCTGGTGGTGGTCGCGTTAACGTCGTCGATCCGACGTTGCAGCTTCATGTTGTAAAGGGCAAAGCGCAGATCACTGACTGCCGCGACCGCGTGGGTCGAGTCGTAACGCGCAGGGCTGGGTGTCGTTTTATTGAGGCCTGCGGGCAGCTCCTTCCTGATATTTTCAAGGTACTTGCTTACACGGGGCCGGGCGCTGACGCTGACTCGCGAGACCAGGTATTCGAGCATGCCGGACAGCTGTTTAAGCAGGTAGTTGAACAGCCGCGCCTCGCGAAAAACCACGCCGTCGGGCGCATCGGGTGTGTAGAGCAGGACCGGGTTGTCGCCGTGGCTGAACAGCCACGTATCGATCACCCACTCGCCGTCGATCATCAGACGGTGAAGCGCATAATTGGTGCGCGTGGCACCTGAAGTCTCACCCATACTGTCAATACTGCGCTCCAGCCATTGCAGGTCATGACTGGCAATATGGCCTTGCAGCTGGCACTCCAGCGCGGCGTTTTTCATCTGGAGCCGGGTAATCGCCAGGGTCGCATTACGCCTGAAGTCATAGCCTTCGCTTGTCGAACTTTGCAGCTCGGCCTTGACTTTGTCGATGTAGCGTTGGCCGATCCATACACCGGTGACCGAACGCGCGACATTCTCTGCGGTCAGGTTGCTGATATCGATCCCCTGCGGACCTCTGAAGCGCGCCGAGCGGGAAAATTTTTCATCGAGAAAACCGACGCCGTCGGCGTAACCGTCGCGATAAAGCTCCGTGTACGTCAAAGGTGCCGGTGTCCACGAGGGCATGATGGAGGTCGGCGAGAATGCCCAGACGGTATCCGGGTCGACATCGTTGGCCGTGCGTTTGAGCAAGCGATTCAAGCTTATTTTTGCTTGCTCGTGCACATAGTCATCAAAGGTCGGAAAGCGACTGCCCGACAAGGCGTGGCTAATGAACGCACGCAAGACTCCGTCGGCGCCTTCGCCATGGGTCGTCAGTTTCCGGCGGTTGACGGAGGTGGTCGAGCGATACCACAACGGTGTACTGAAATCGTAGTCGTCGGTCCGTGTAGCGAGCATGTGCCTGGCCATCGCACCAAGGCAATCAAGATGACTGCCGTGAGCGAACGTGACCTTGTGATGCTCGTGCGCCTCTGGCTTGAAACTCAGTCCGGACAACACCTGGCGCACCTTCTGGCGAAAACGCATGGGCGCGCGACGGATCAGATAGCCGGCCATGCTGTCGGCGACACTTTGCCGGGCCCAGCCAAGCAAGTGAGTCTGGCATTCGAGCTCACTGTCGAAAGCCTGGAATTGCTGCTCTCGCGGCGCCTCTGGCGTACACAGCAACAACCGTTTGATCGCGCCGCCGTCATCGTTCTGGCACAGCACCCACAAGTCCTGTAACTGTGCGCCGTGCAGCGACACGGTGGCGGCGCGCAGGCGGGAATCGCGGCCGTCACGCAGGCGCTGGATCAGTTGCAGGTCACTGTCGAGCAGATGCCCTTGCAGCACTGCCGTGTGAGCGAGGGCGACGATACGGTGATCGAGCATCTGCTCGATGGCGGACTTGATCGCAGGCCTGGCCTGTAGCGCTTTTTGCAAGTCATAGAAATCAGTTCGAGGCTGCAGTTCCAGGGCTTGCTTGATCAGCCACGCTGGTGTCACGTCAGCGTAGGCTGGTGGCAAAGGCTCGTCATTGTAAGTGAGGGTGGTGTGCTTCAAAAACGCCGAGTCCGGTAATTCATCGCCGGTGTGCGGGCCGCGCAAGGTCAGCTCAAGCAAACTGCTTTGTTGCACATAATTACCGTATCCCGGTACTTGACGAACGGTGGATAGGCTTAATTTTTCGGGCTCGATATCGTCGATTTCCAGATCTTCGCTCAGGCGCTCCAGCCATTGCTGGCGGGCCAGGGCCGTCAGGCTGCCTGCCGGTCCCATCAGGTCGAGCAGGTGTTGCCGCCTCTGCTGGTAGTTGCGCAGGTGCTGCGTCAGTGCGTTTTTTTGCGCAGTGCTGGCGCTCCGATACCAGTGCGGTGCGCTATCGCGCAGATGGCGTTCGAACAAGGATTGCGCGCGCAATTCCATACGCGACGTGAGATCCGGCAATGCGGCGGCAATTGCGCGCTCCAGGGCCGCGAGCAATAGCGTGGGGTCTTGCAGCGGGTTATCGGAGAAGCTCAAGGCGCGCTCGATATCCTGCGTACGTTTTTCGATCAGCGCATCGTAGATGTGTTCGAACAAGGGCTTGCTGTCGATCGGTACGAGCGACAGCGGCCAGATACCTGCTGCGCCCACAGCGTGATAGCGCGTCGGCAGCATGTGCATGAATTCTTGGCTTGCACTGGCCTGGTTCAGTGACGCGCGCAACTGGTTGTCGAGATCAGCCAGGGAATTGAAGAATTCGATGCCCCTTGCGGGGGTGAACAGCAACGCGTAACCCATGCCTTGGTCTGTCTGCAGATCCTTGACCTGGCGGGTGTTTTTTTCCGTGACGAGGAAGGCGCCGGCCAGCTCGACGATGGTGTCCTGGTAGCTGAACTGCAGCGCGTAAGTGGCTGGACGCAGCATAGGTACCCTATTGAGTTTTTGAAGAAGCTCGCCGGCTTGCGGGTGCAGCAGGCGGTCGCTGACGGCTTGCCTTGCTTCGTTGCCGATGGCGGTGAAGCCCGCGTCATATACGAGGAAGCTTTTCGCCGGTTTGCCGTCGATGCGGTCGCGCATGTCCATGCCGGCCAGTTGGCTAGCCAGTCCGTTTTTCAGCGTTGCGATCAACTTTTTGCCGTCGGCGCTTTTCAGATCGCTGTTTTCCACCACCTGATACAGCGCGCGACTGCGTTGCAGGTAGCTTGTACGGTAGGTTTTCAGTTGCTCATCGAGGCGTTTCAGGAAGGCCTGTTCGCTGGTCGGTTTCTGTGCGGGAAGCAATGGGGTTGGGGTATTGAACAAATAATGGGCGATCACGTTGAGATCGTTTTTGATCTCTTCGGGTGTGGGAGGGGTGGTGATACTCATTGGCACACGTCCATGTTGAGAATGAGGGCGCAGCATGGCGAAGGGCAGTCCTGACAAGGTGGTACACATACACTTCCAGACGAGGTCCTAAACCTGTCAAAGCCCTGAACACACAACCAGAAACACCCACCCCATTGAAACCACCAAAACCCTGCCCCATCTAACAGCCATACCCCATTGCGCAGGTGCCCCATGAGCGACCAGCAAGAATTCCCCGAGAACCCCGACGACATCACCGAAACCGACGCCGAACACATCGAACACCACGTCCCAGGCAAAGGTCTGGCCCTGCCCGGCCAGAACCTGCCGGACAAGGTGTACATCATGCCGATCCACAACCGCCCGTTCTTCCCGGCTCAGGTCCTGCCGGTCATCGTCAACGAAGAACCCTGGGCTGAAACCCTCGAACTGGTCAGCAAATCCGAACACCACTCCCTGGCCCTGTTCTTCATGGACACGCCCCAGGAAGACCCGCGCCACTTCGACACCAAGGCACTGCCGCAATACGGCACCCTGGTCAAGGTGCACCACGCCAGCCGCGAAAACGGCAAACTGCAATTCGTCGCCCAGGGCCTGAGCCGCGTCCGCATCAAGACCTGGCTCAAACACCACCGCCCGCCGTATCTGGTGGAAGTCGAATACCCGCACCAGCCCACCGAGCCGACCGACGAGGTCAAGGCCTACGGCATGGCGCTGATCAACGCGATCAAGGAACTGCTGCCGCTCAACCCGCTGTACAGCGAAGAGCTGAAGAACTACCTCAACCGCTTCAGCCCCAACGATCCGTCGCCGCTGACCGACTTCGCCGCCGCCCTTACCTCGGCGACCGGCAATGAGTTGCAGCAAGTGCTCGACTGCGTGCCGATGCTCAAGCGCATGGAAAAAGTCCTGCCGATGCTGCGCAAGGAAGTCGAAGTTGCGCGCCTGCAGAAAGAAATCTCCGCCGAAGTGAACCGCAAGATCGGCGAGCATCAGCGCGAGTTCTTCCTCAAGGAACAGCTCAAGGTCATCCAGCAGGAACTCGGCCTGACCAAGGACGACCGCAGCGCCGACCTCGAACAGTTCGAGCAGCGCCTGGAAGGCAAAGTCCTGCCGACCCAGGTGCAGAAGCGTCTCGAAGAAGAGATGAACAAACTGTCGATCCTCGAAACCGGATCGCCGGAATACGCGGTCACCCGCAACTACCTCGACTGGGCGACCTCGGTGCCGTGGGGCGTGTACGGCGAGGACAAGATCGACCTCAAGCACGCGCGCAAGGTGCTGGACAAACACCACGCCGGCCTCGACGACATCAAGGACCGGATCCTCGAATTCCTCGCGGTCGGTGCCTACAAAGGTGAAATCAGCGGCTCCATCGTGCTGCTGGTCGGCCCGCCGGGCGTGGGTAAAACCAGTGTCGGCAAATCGATCGCCGAATCGCTCGGCCGGCCGTTCTACCGTTTCAGCGTCGGCGGCATGCGTGACGAGGCCGAAATCAAGGGCCACCGCCGCACTTACATTGGTGCGCAGCCGGGCAAACTGGTGCAGGCGTTGAAAGACGTAGAAGTGATGAACCCGGTGATCATGCTCGACGAGATCGACAAGATGGGCCAGAGCTACCAGGGCGATCCAGCCTCGGCGCTGCTGGAAACCCTCGATCCGGAACAGAACGTCGAATTCCTCGACCACTATCTGGACCTGCGGATGGACCTGTCGAAAGTCCTGTTCGTCTGCACCGCCAACACTCTGGATTCGATTCCCGGCCCGTTGCTGGACCGGATGGAAGTGATTCGCCTGTCGGGTTATATCACCGAAGAAAAAGTCGCCATCGCCAAGCGTCACCTGTGGCCGAAACTGCTGGAAAAGGCCGGCGTGTCCAAGGGCAGCCTGAGCATCAGCGACACGGCGCTCAAGGCCTTGATCGACGGTTACGCCCGTGAAGCCGGCGTGCGTCAGCTGGAAAAACAGATGGGCAAACTGGTGCGCAAAGCGGTGATGAAGCTGATCGACGACCCGAAAGCGGTGATCAAGATCGGCCCGAAAGATCTCGAAGCGTCCCTCGGCCATCCGGTGTTCCGCAACGAACAGGTGCTGTCCGGCACCGGCGTGATCACCGGCCTGGCGTGGACCAGCATGGGCGGCGCGACTCTGCCGATCGAAGCCACGCGGATTCACACGTTAAATCGTGGTTTCAAACTCACCGGGCAACTGGGCGATGTGATGAAGGAATCGGCCGAGATCGCCTACAGCTACGTCAGCTCGCACCTCAAATCCTTCGGTGGCGATACGAAATTCTTCGATGAAGCTTTCGTCCACCTGCACGTGCCGGAAGGTGCAACACCGAAAGACGGCCCGAGCGCCGGCGTGACCATGGCCAGTGCCTTGCTCTCCCTCGCTCGTAACCAGCCGCCGAAAAAAGGCGTGGCGATGACCGGTGAATTGACACTGACCGGGCATGTACTGCCGATTGGCGGGGTGCGCGAGAAGGTGATTGCGGCGCGGCGGCAGAAGATTTTCGAGTTGATTCTGCCGGAGGCGAATCGCGGCAACTTCGAGGAACTGCCGGATTACCTGAAAGAAGGCATCACCGTGCATTTCGCCAAGAAGTTTGCGGATGTGGCGAAGGTGCTTTTCTAACCCTCCCCTGCTGATCGTTCCCACGCTCCGCGTGGGAATGCATCCTTTGACGCTCTGCGTCACGCTTGCAAAGGACGCAGAGCGTCCCGGGCGGCATTCCCACGCGGACGCGTTCGACGCCTCGACGTGGGAACGATCACGCCAAGCCTGGCGTTGTCACACTTTGTCTCATCTTCAGTTATGCTCGCCGTTCGTCGCCAACGCCGGAGCCTCTGAATCCATGTCCCCCCTTCGCCTGTTTGTCCCCCTGTCTCTCGCCCTGCTGGCCGCCTGCGCCACGCAACCGAAAACCAACGTGACCGTGGAAAAACAGAGCGAATGCCCGGTGCAACTCACCAATGGGCAAAACCTGATCGTCATGCTCCCGAGCAACCCCACCACCGGCTACCGCTGGGCTATCCAGGATTCCGCCGGCGGCGTATTGCGCGCCCTCAGCCCCGAGGTCTACAGCAATCCGGAAGATGCCGGCGTGGTCGGTGCGGCCGGTCTCTCGACCTGGCGCTTCCAGGCTTTCGCCACCGGCACCGGTCGTCTGCGTCTGACTTCACAGCAACCATGGGCACCGGAAGTGTTGCCGGTGGAAACATTTGACTGCGCCATTTCGGTGAACTGATCGTGGGCTGGCTGATCCTCGCGCTGATGGGCGCCGTGACTTTTCTCTACGGCGTCAGTACCCACGCGGCGTTGCTTTGCCTGCTGGTCAAACCGCTGCCGGTGCTGGCATTGCTCGGCTGGTTGCACGATGCGCCGCCGAGCGAATATCGCCGCTGGATCAGCCTCGGACTGATTTTCTCGTTGATCGGCGATGTGCTGCTGGCGTGGCCGGGGGATTTGTTCGTCTTCGGCCTGGGTGCGTTTCTGGTCGCGCATCTTGCGTATCTCAAGACTTATCTCAGTGATTGCCGGCGCCTGGCATTGCTGCCGCTGATCCTGGCGCTCAGCGTCGGCGCCGTGCTGTTGGGCATTCTGATTTCCAGTGGACTGGGTCCGTTGACCGTGCCGGTGATCGTTTACGGCACCGCCATCAGCGCCATGCTCTGGCGCGCCCTGGCCCGGCTCGGCAGCAGCGTGCCGCAGCGCTCGGCATTGCTGGCGGCGGGTGGCGCAGTGGCGTTCGTGTTTTCCGACAGCGTGATCGGCATCGATCGTTTTGTCGCACCGTTCCACGCTGCTCCGTATGTGATCATCCTCAGTTACTGGCTGGGGCAGTGGGGCATCGCCGCCTCGGCATTTTCCCAGAGCAAACGTCCGGCCCTTTGACCCGGCGGTTTATCAGACAACCCGCGCATCTGCGCGCCAGTTTGGCTAAAATGCCGGCCTTTTCATCGACACCGCCGGAACCGCCGTGAGCAAAGAACCCGATCGCATTTTCGCCCAGCCGATGGCCCAGGTGCCTGACTTCGCCTTCAACGAAGACGTGGTGCGGGTGTTCCCGGACATGATCAAGCGTTCGGTGCCGGGTTACCCGACCATCGTCGAAAACCTCGGCGTGCTCGCCGCGCAGTTCGCCCAGCCGAACAGCGTGCTCTACGACCTCGGCGCCTCTCTCGGTGCGGTAACCCAGGCCCTGC
Protein-coding sequences here:
- a CDS encoding lysoplasmalogenase, with amino-acid sequence MGWLILALMGAVTFLYGVSTHAALLCLLVKPLPVLALLGWLHDAPPSEYRRWISLGLIFSLIGDVLLAWPGDLFVFGLGAFLVAHLAYLKTYLSDCRRLALLPLILALSVGAVLLGILISSGLGPLTVPVIVYGTAISAMLWRALARLGSSVPQRSALLAAGGAVAFVFSDSVIGIDRFVAPFHAAPYVIILSYWLGQWGIAASAFSQSKRPAL
- a CDS encoding membrane-targeted effector domain-containing toxin; this translates as MSITTPPTPEEIKNDLNVIAHYLFNTPTPLLPAQKPTSEQAFLKRLDEQLKTYRTSYLQRSRALYQVVENSDLKSADGKKLIATLKNGLASQLAGMDMRDRIDGKPAKSFLVYDAGFTAIGNEARQAVSDRLLHPQAGELLQKLNRVPMLRPATYALQFSYQDTIVELAGAFLVTEKNTRQVKDLQTDQGMGYALLFTPARGIEFFNSLADLDNQLRASLNQASASQEFMHMLPTRYHAVGAAGIWPLSLVPIDSKPLFEHIYDALIEKRTQDIERALSFSDNPLQDPTLLLAALERAIAAALPDLTSRMELRAQSLFERHLRDSAPHWYRSASTAQKNALTQHLRNYQQRRQHLLDLMGPAGSLTALARQQWLERLSEDLEIDDIEPEKLSLSTVRQVPGYGNYVQQSSLLELTLRGPHTGDELPDSAFLKHTTLTYNDEPLPPAYADVTPAWLIKQALELQPRTDFYDLQKALQARPAIKSAIEQMLDHRIVALAHTAVLQGHLLDSDLQLIQRLRDGRDSRLRAATVSLHGAQLQDLWVLCQNDDGGAIKRLLLCTPEAPREQQFQAFDSELECQTHLLGWARQSVADSMAGYLIRRAPMRFRQKVRQVLSGLSFKPEAHEHHKVTFAHGSHLDCLGAMARHMLATRTDDYDFSTPLWYRSTTSVNRRKLTTHGEGADGVLRAFISHALSGSRFPTFDDYVHEQAKISLNRLLKRTANDVDPDTVWAFSPTSIMPSWTPAPLTYTELYRDGYADGVGFLDEKFSRSARFRGPQGIDISNLTAENVARSVTGVWIGQRYIDKVKAELQSSTSEGYDFRRNATLAITRLQMKNAALECQLQGHIASHDLQWLERSIDSMGETSGATRTNYALHRLMIDGEWVIDTWLFSHGDNPVLLYTPDAPDGVVFREARLFNYLLKQLSGMLEYLVSRVSVSARPRVSKYLENIRKELPAGLNKTTPSPARYDSTHAVAAVSDLRFALYNMKLQRRIDDVNATTTSRAGMIAGLVWITVELFTAIATAPFPLLSLSSGLLLAFKDGMLALHAYRQGDHGEAFERWLGYLFNSAGAVLTDLRPMLKPLKPTRSLLLPRLSSASARNQLEHVMAVIDDVATQPHLKDMHVVSFRNQLFYTRNSPDELGRYLLYRFKPDSSELVSTGILTVRNSDGVLVRSGMVGGAPKYEPVPETPGPYKDYGVEPKYRERIETVMNPQTRQNILLRSQDDIAITPAVVMEGAAHELASTRTAYLKQVEKLSADATAHFAGLAPLAARAEVPAVAGDLSFARLIGSDTVKGKNLVIGARPDSIASKQLLIDNLDALVSHGYKRLYVEYLAGDVFNVKLAKMNKGGTWKHIKTHLEAVDRALGHEKDAPHSYLALVRAAREKGLKIHALDASTSYNLDGALVLADVSPLTPRSNLIRNFYSHKTLAADIADAPEERWVVLTEQSRMCTSDKTPGLADLHAAVAVRVEDVALDQSARISLDSAGTNAGDAAAKGDYRVQWPTAYKAPQPVSRPAPIASVVEHFSDYDIPASLRDDIANMLHQRHALDSRYSPSAPKERPAHDAFITNRERLGKKARDTFAQYTPPAAARLPTITSDTSFEGFLRQLADGRLNLLIGEAHSDVSSKVLLKKHMKALKQAGYDTLYMEHLFTDLHQADLDVFYRTQRMPDRLKAYLRVQDRGQMPTHAGNDTYTEVCQAAAKYNIRIRALDCTASYHVKGLRDTDISRNEMFSYFATQVIKADQLAHGPHKWVALIGSAHTNYNLGVPGLADTLSAVSLHVRDTAPELAKGIHRGGWEVVAGRMGTTSRALRSDFLMEVAVAGGEKPVPVQSVSRSKLTGAGMFMIDSSDTSALRLVHKSRTGEIVETPIQVNDHGLLFIDRWEKKDKRFKYLQNLINMLEHDLQMIRVR
- a CDS encoding DUF6124 family protein; protein product: MKKPTPNPPESNDASPYESPDSKKLHEAAERALDHYLKPNATTLRFHKPSTMFQAAPDQDSESLLVHACESLAQASLMTSDIAAHIDLPQRRTILAIQQIIMLAELAVNRVLDNVEVDRYPA
- a CDS encoding protease inhibitor I42 family protein, coding for MSPLRLFVPLSLALLAACATQPKTNVTVEKQSECPVQLTNGQNLIVMLPSNPTTGYRWAIQDSAGGVLRALSPEVYSNPEDAGVVGAAGLSTWRFQAFATGTGRLRLTSQQPWAPEVLPVETFDCAISVN
- the lon gene encoding endopeptidase La; the protein is MSDQQEFPENPDDITETDAEHIEHHVPGKGLALPGQNLPDKVYIMPIHNRPFFPAQVLPVIVNEEPWAETLELVSKSEHHSLALFFMDTPQEDPRHFDTKALPQYGTLVKVHHASRENGKLQFVAQGLSRVRIKTWLKHHRPPYLVEVEYPHQPTEPTDEVKAYGMALINAIKELLPLNPLYSEELKNYLNRFSPNDPSPLTDFAAALTSATGNELQQVLDCVPMLKRMEKVLPMLRKEVEVARLQKEISAEVNRKIGEHQREFFLKEQLKVIQQELGLTKDDRSADLEQFEQRLEGKVLPTQVQKRLEEEMNKLSILETGSPEYAVTRNYLDWATSVPWGVYGEDKIDLKHARKVLDKHHAGLDDIKDRILEFLAVGAYKGEISGSIVLLVGPPGVGKTSVGKSIAESLGRPFYRFSVGGMRDEAEIKGHRRTYIGAQPGKLVQALKDVEVMNPVIMLDEIDKMGQSYQGDPASALLETLDPEQNVEFLDHYLDLRMDLSKVLFVCTANTLDSIPGPLLDRMEVIRLSGYITEEKVAIAKRHLWPKLLEKAGVSKGSLSISDTALKALIDGYAREAGVRQLEKQMGKLVRKAVMKLIDDPKAVIKIGPKDLEASLGHPVFRNEQVLSGTGVITGLAWTSMGGATLPIEATRIHTLNRGFKLTGQLGDVMKESAEIAYSYVSSHLKSFGGDTKFFDEAFVHLHVPEGATPKDGPSAGVTMASALLSLARNQPPKKGVAMTGELTLTGHVLPIGGVREKVIAARRQKIFELILPEANRGNFEELPDYLKEGITVHFAKKFADVAKVLF